In Nocardia sputorum, a single genomic region encodes these proteins:
- a CDS encoding helix-turn-helix transcriptional regulator, which translates to MRADRLVAILLMMQSRGRVTAAQVATELETSVATARRDLEALSAAGVPVYPQPGRGGGWSLVGGARTDLSGLTAGEARALFLLAGPSAGAAPEARSALRKLVRALPQTFRGDAEAAADAVVIDPARWGATDRPLPEVVSLLQRAVVQRNKVRLRYANRTGERSERLVDPWGLVDKDAVWYLVAGTEQGQRTFRVDRIAEALVTGEPAHRPDDFDLAAAWGQVVEEMERRRATTAATLLISERLLPILRDQQGRNCVVDGPADDGRVRVRVTAPTAWMLAQQLAGWGASIEVLGPAEVRAELARLGAELLDRYGTDDRPGAAP; encoded by the coding sequence ATGCGAGCGGACCGATTGGTGGCGATCCTGCTGATGATGCAGAGCCGGGGACGGGTGACGGCCGCGCAGGTCGCCACGGAGCTGGAGACCTCGGTCGCCACCGCGCGCCGCGACCTCGAGGCGCTCTCGGCGGCCGGGGTGCCGGTGTATCCGCAGCCCGGGCGCGGCGGTGGCTGGTCGCTGGTGGGAGGTGCGCGCACGGATCTGAGCGGGCTGACGGCAGGGGAGGCGCGCGCGTTGTTCCTCCTGGCCGGTCCGTCCGCGGGCGCGGCGCCGGAGGCCCGGTCGGCGCTGCGCAAGCTGGTCCGGGCGCTGCCGCAGACCTTCCGAGGGGATGCGGAAGCGGCGGCAGATGCCGTGGTGATCGACCCGGCGCGCTGGGGTGCGACCGATCGCCCGCTGCCGGAGGTGGTGTCCCTGCTGCAACGCGCCGTCGTGCAGCGCAACAAGGTGCGGCTGCGCTATGCGAACCGCACCGGCGAGCGGTCCGAGCGTCTGGTCGACCCGTGGGGACTGGTGGACAAGGACGCCGTCTGGTATTTGGTCGCCGGGACCGAGCAGGGGCAGCGGACGTTTCGCGTCGATCGGATCGCCGAGGCGCTGGTCACCGGCGAACCCGCGCACCGCCCGGACGATTTCGATCTCGCCGCCGCTTGGGGGCAGGTGGTCGAGGAGATGGAACGGCGGCGCGCGACCACCGCCGCCACCCTGTTGATCTCCGAACGCCTGCTGCCGATTCTGCGCGACCAGCAGGGCAGGAACTGCGTCGTGGACGGTCCTGCCGACGACGGCCGCGTCCGCGTCCGCGTCACCGCGCCCACCGCCTGGATGCTCGCCCAGCAGCTGGCCGGTTGGGGCGCTTCGATCGAGGTCCTCGGTCCTGCCGAGGTCCGCGCCGAGCTGGCCCGCCTGGGCGCCGAACTGCTCGACCGCTACGGAACGGACGATCGACCCGGCGCGGCACCGTGA
- a CDS encoding SGNH/GDSL hydrolase family protein: MSDNSIRTEANDPLLLPPAEQRRLLADAPWQRYAVLGDSIAQGVGDPSPGYEPVGWADRVASVLTAVRPGLAYLNTGRIGATSAQVLAEQLPAVLEFQPDLVHLSCGGNDLFLPGGDLAELRTNLDTLFATLTRTGAQVVTFTLADVWEVERMAPMRPMRERMAALNDMVRELAARYDALLLELWDHPLRLRPDLMSADLIHFSMSGHAVLASDMVRTLAGHVLAPR; encoded by the coding sequence ATGAGCGACAACAGTATTCGTACCGAAGCGAACGACCCGCTGCTGCTGCCGCCCGCGGAACAGCGACGCCTGCTCGCCGACGCCCCATGGCAGCGCTACGCGGTGCTCGGCGACTCCATCGCGCAGGGCGTCGGCGACCCGAGCCCGGGATACGAACCGGTGGGCTGGGCCGATCGCGTCGCGAGCGTCCTCACCGCGGTCCGCCCGGGTCTGGCCTATCTGAACACCGGCCGGATCGGCGCCACCTCCGCCCAGGTCCTCGCCGAGCAGCTGCCCGCCGTGCTCGAATTCCAGCCCGATCTCGTGCATCTCAGCTGCGGCGGCAACGACCTCTTCCTGCCCGGCGGCGACCTCGCCGAGCTGCGGACGAACCTGGACACCCTGTTCGCGACGTTGACCCGCACCGGCGCGCAGGTCGTCACGTTCACCCTGGCCGATGTCTGGGAAGTCGAGCGCATGGCGCCTATGCGCCCGATGCGCGAGCGGATGGCCGCGCTCAACGATATGGTCCGCGAACTGGCCGCCCGCTACGACGCACTCCTGCTCGAACTCTGGGACCACCCGCTGCGCCTGCGGCCGGACCTGATGAGCGCCGACCTCATCCACTTCAGCATGAGCGGCCACGCCGTGCTGGCCTCGGACATGGTGCGCACGTTGGCCGGTCACGTCCTCGCGCCGCGCTGA
- a CDS encoding TetR/AcrR family transcriptional regulator, whose amino-acid sequence MTESVTASGRPRETDQRVAKGARARASIARRAAEVASVEGLTGLSIGRLAADLGLSKSGIATLFGSKESLQLAAVQTARQVFIDEVITPSLSEPAGLPRLRALVERWLGQVAEPAFPGGCFRVATLAEFDSRPGPVRDAIAEDRRDWLTFLVKEIRRAQQQGHLDGRAADAVAFELDAVIAAAHTARQMGDEWGVRTAHAVVTDLLGPDD is encoded by the coding sequence ATGACCGAGTCCGTCACCGCGAGTGGCCGGCCGCGCGAGACCGACCAGCGGGTGGCCAAAGGCGCCCGGGCGCGGGCGTCGATCGCCCGCCGCGCCGCCGAGGTGGCCTCCGTCGAGGGCCTCACCGGCCTGAGCATCGGCCGCTTGGCCGCCGATCTGGGGCTGAGCAAAAGCGGTATCGCCACCCTTTTCGGCAGCAAGGAGAGCTTGCAGCTCGCCGCGGTGCAGACCGCGCGGCAGGTCTTCATCGACGAGGTCATCACGCCGAGCCTGAGTGAGCCCGCCGGACTACCGCGCCTGCGCGCCCTGGTCGAGCGCTGGCTCGGTCAGGTGGCCGAGCCGGCGTTTCCCGGCGGGTGCTTCCGCGTCGCGACCCTCGCGGAATTCGACAGCAGACCGGGACCGGTACGTGACGCCATCGCCGAAGACCGGCGGGACTGGCTCACGTTCTTGGTGAAGGAGATTCGCCGCGCCCAGCAGCAGGGTCATCTCGACGGCCGTGCCGCCGATGCCGTCGCGTTCGAACTGGACGCGGTGATCGCCGCGGCGCACACCGCGCGGCAGATGGGCGACGAGTGGGGCGTGCGCACCGCCCACGCCGTCGTGACGGATCTGCTCGGACCCGACGACTAG
- a CDS encoding MFS transporter codes for MTEASVRLDSPPTATAATRTLLIACGAAFIAFLDLSVVNIAFPSIARDYPDTATTTLTWIVSGYAVAFAALLTPAGRFADALGRRRLFLGALAGFALTSLLCGLAPTAGWLIAGRVLQGATAALMVPSALGLVLAATPREKIGAAIGAWSAAGGFAAVVGPALGGALVEGFDWRAVFVINVPVALLLIAAALRIPAVDGRPSGGALPDPLGTLAVALGLGGLVAGVTEGQRWGWTSAGTLSALIGGGLLVVAALVRSARHREPAIAVDLWRSRSYALANATSFVFGAAMFAWLLSGPLFLDAIWGYSVLGSAGAMTIGAVASMMTATVAGRVASPTARRWLGVLGAAMFVACTVWMSTDAFGPTPALWSAWIPAGVLGGGGIGFVVTVLGTAAASSLPPQQFAAGTGMNLTARQVGGALGVAVLAAVFAARPDDPLGAFHTVFAVCAGIAAVAACLAALPTRTPAFSADKQER; via the coding sequence ATGACCGAGGCGTCCGTGCGGCTGGACAGCCCGCCGACCGCGACCGCGGCTACCCGCACCTTGCTGATCGCTTGCGGCGCGGCCTTCATCGCTTTCCTCGACCTCTCCGTCGTCAATATCGCCTTCCCCTCGATCGCCCGGGACTACCCCGACACGGCCACCACCACGCTGACCTGGATCGTCAGCGGATACGCGGTCGCTTTCGCCGCCCTGCTCACACCGGCCGGACGTTTCGCCGACGCGCTCGGGCGCCGCAGGCTGTTCCTCGGCGCGCTGGCCGGTTTCGCCCTCACCTCGTTGCTGTGCGGACTCGCTCCGACAGCGGGCTGGCTCATCGCGGGGCGGGTGCTGCAAGGCGCGACAGCGGCGCTGATGGTGCCCTCGGCCCTCGGCCTGGTGCTCGCCGCCACCCCGCGGGAGAAGATCGGCGCGGCCATCGGAGCCTGGTCGGCCGCGGGCGGGTTCGCCGCGGTGGTCGGTCCCGCACTCGGTGGCGCGCTCGTCGAAGGATTCGACTGGCGGGCGGTCTTCGTGATCAACGTGCCGGTGGCACTCCTGCTCATCGCGGCGGCCCTGCGCATTCCGGCCGTGGACGGCCGTCCTTCCGGCGGAGCGCTGCCGGATCCGCTGGGCACACTCGCGGTGGCGCTGGGTCTCGGCGGGCTGGTCGCGGGCGTCACCGAGGGGCAGCGCTGGGGCTGGACCTCGGCGGGGACGCTGTCCGCGCTGATCGGCGGCGGACTGCTGGTCGTCGCCGCGCTGGTCCGCTCCGCGCGTCATCGCGAGCCCGCGATCGCCGTTGACCTCTGGCGCAGCAGGTCCTACGCGCTGGCCAACGCGACCTCGTTCGTCTTCGGCGCGGCCATGTTCGCCTGGTTGCTGTCGGGACCACTGTTCCTCGACGCGATCTGGGGCTACTCGGTGCTCGGCTCGGCGGGCGCGATGACCATCGGGGCGGTCGCGTCGATGATGACGGCGACCGTCGCGGGCCGGGTCGCCTCGCCCACGGCCCGGCGATGGCTGGGTGTGCTCGGTGCGGCGATGTTCGTCGCGTGCACCGTGTGGATGAGCACGGACGCCTTCGGACCCACCCCGGCCCTGTGGTCGGCGTGGATTCCGGCCGGCGTGCTCGGCGGTGGCGGCATCGGCTTCGTCGTCACGGTGCTGGGCACCGCGGCCGCGAGTTCCCTTCCACCGCAGCAGTTCGCCGCCGGAACCGGCATGAACCTGACCGCGCGGCAGGTGGGCGGCGCGCTCGGCGTCGCCGTGCTGGCCGCCGTGTTCGCGGCGCGGCCCGACGATCCGCTCGGCGCGTTCCACACCGTCTTCGCGGTGTGCGCGGGCATCGCCGCCGTGGCCGCCTGCTTGGCGGCGCTACCGACCCGCACTCCCGCATTCTCCGCCGACAAACAGGAAAGATAA